The following are from one region of the Paenalkalicoccus suaedae genome:
- a CDS encoding purine-cytosine permease family protein, whose translation MRAIAPKLERIGLEPVPTSSKTTTASEYIVMQTAIAVNAGNMLVPALAVMQGGLSFQMAVLSTVIGAVTAFFFVSLLAIPGAKYGLPAQYLMRSIFGIKGAMYLSSPIRTLTSLYWFAVQTIGGAYVIRELLARFGIELPLPLLTASLGIVMVTVALVGFQAMKRFTKLSMPILLMSIASMLWILSSQEATGISHSSETSVSVMLFYASLAFVQYVSGVSSSADLARYAKSPKHAFTGIYIGNSLGFLLTAILGAYTATLTNDWNPFVQVSALSGTAVSILIFTAAVCSMLIINVNNAYTGGYSLLNSLPQLKRITSVLIFGGVAVLLSSFPRIVEQAESFISLLGAFIIPLAAVVVTDFLVIKKGKIEVEHLKDSQRSMNKIALITVVGGFFVYLLLPASIAPGFIVFILCGIAYYILQTKR comes from the coding sequence ATGCGTGCAATTGCCCCTAAATTAGAACGAATTGGTCTCGAACCTGTTCCTACGTCATCAAAAACAACGACTGCTTCAGAATATATTGTCATGCAAACAGCAATAGCTGTTAACGCGGGCAACATGTTAGTCCCTGCACTTGCTGTCATGCAAGGGGGCTTATCCTTCCAAATGGCAGTATTATCAACTGTGATTGGAGCTGTCACCGCGTTTTTCTTTGTCTCCTTGCTTGCAATACCAGGCGCTAAATACGGACTACCTGCTCAGTATTTAATGCGCTCGATTTTTGGTATTAAAGGCGCGATGTATCTTTCTTCCCCTATACGTACGTTAACCTCTCTGTATTGGTTTGCCGTGCAAACAATTGGAGGAGCTTACGTCATACGTGAACTTTTAGCTCGCTTTGGGATCGAACTACCATTGCCACTATTAACCGCGAGCTTGGGAATCGTCATGGTAACCGTTGCTTTAGTAGGCTTTCAGGCAATGAAACGATTCACTAAGTTATCTATGCCGATATTATTAATGAGTATTGCCTCCATGCTCTGGATCCTTTCTAGCCAAGAAGCAACAGGTATTTCTCATTCTTCAGAAACATCGGTTTCTGTTATGTTATTTTATGCAAGCTTAGCGTTTGTTCAATACGTATCAGGCGTAAGTTCTTCTGCAGACTTAGCGAGGTATGCTAAATCACCTAAGCATGCATTTACTGGTATTTATATCGGTAATTCACTTGGATTTTTATTAACAGCCATTCTAGGTGCGTACACGGCAACCTTAACGAACGATTGGAATCCATTCGTTCAAGTCAGCGCGCTGTCTGGAACTGCGGTTAGCATATTAATATTTACTGCGGCGGTTTGTAGTATGTTGATCATTAATGTGAATAACGCTTACACGGGAGGGTATAGCTTACTAAATAGTCTTCCGCAATTAAAACGTATCACGAGCGTACTAATTTTTGGAGGAGTTGCTGTTCTTCTAAGTAGTTTTCCTCGAATCGTCGAGCAAGCAGAAAGCTTTATTTCGTTACTTGGAGCGTTTATTATTCCATTAGCTGCTGTAGTTGTTACCGACTTTTTAGTGATAAAAAAAGGGAAGATTGAAGTGGAGCACTTAAAGGATAGTCAACGTTCAATGAACAAAATAGCTTTAATCACTGTTGTTGGCGGCTTCTTTGTGTATTTACTTTTGCCAGCCTCCATTGCGCCTGGATTTATTGTGTTTATCTTGTGTGGCATTGCTTATTATAT